A single Cellulomonas sp. SLBN-39 DNA region contains:
- the sufU gene encoding Fe-S cluster assembly sulfur transfer protein SufU codes for MTSSSMEQLYQQVILDHAKFPHGRGLPEGAGTVGVAVVEHGTCAATSHQVNPTCGDEVTMRVDVDTTGPVPVVRDVAWEGQGCSISQASISVLHDLVVGQDLAAVDHVHTTFRALMQSKGAGLDDDAEELLGDAAAFTGVSRYAARVKCALLGWAALTDALITSGARTQEDA; via the coding sequence ATGACGTCGAGCTCGATGGAGCAGCTGTACCAGCAGGTGATCCTCGACCACGCGAAGTTCCCGCACGGTCGCGGCCTGCCCGAGGGCGCAGGCACGGTGGGCGTCGCCGTCGTCGAGCACGGCACGTGCGCCGCGACCTCGCACCAGGTCAACCCGACCTGCGGCGACGAGGTCACGATGCGCGTGGACGTCGACACGACCGGTCCGGTGCCGGTGGTGCGGGACGTGGCCTGGGAGGGGCAGGGCTGCTCGATCTCGCAGGCCTCGATCTCCGTGCTGCACGACCTCGTCGTCGGCCAGGACCTCGCGGCGGTCGACCACGTCCACACCACGTTCCGCGCGCTCATGCAGTCCAAGGGCGCCGGTCTCGACGACGACGCCGAGGAGCTGCTCGGCGACGCCGCGGCCTTCACGGGCGTCTCGCGGTACGCGGCCCGCGTCAAGTGCGCCCTGCTCGGCTGGGCCGCCCTGACCGACGCCCTCATCACGTCCGGCGCACGCACCCAGGAGGACGCATGA
- a CDS encoding SufS family cysteine desulfurase → MTSTLEPAPGATLSPAELAAVRADFPLLRRTLRGGRRLVYLDSGATSQRPDVVLDAEQDFAVQRNAAVHRGAHQLAEEATEAFEDARARVAAFVGAAPEELVWTSNATAALNLVAYALSNATAGRGGAAARRFALAPGDEIVVTQAEHHANLVPWQELAARTGATLRWIGVDDDGRLRTEELDTVVTDRTRVLAFTHASNVTGAITPVERFVARAREVGALTVLDACQSVPHLPVDLRALGVDLAAFSGHKMYGPTGVGALYGRRELLEAMPPVTTGGSMVEVVTMEATTYAPPPQRFEAGTQMVSQAVGLGAAAQYLDELGMAGVAAHERHLAGLLLDAVASVPGVRVVGPTDVQDRLANVSFVVDGVHAHDVGQVLDDAGVAVRVGHHCAQPLHRRFGVASTTRASAGVYTTDEDVAVFREALAGVRAFFGLQDAPSGASEERSA, encoded by the coding sequence ATGACCAGCACGCTCGAGCCGGCGCCCGGCGCGACCCTGTCGCCCGCCGAGCTCGCCGCGGTGCGCGCCGACTTCCCCCTGCTCCGGCGCACGCTGCGCGGCGGCCGGCGGCTCGTCTACCTCGACTCCGGCGCGACGTCCCAGCGGCCCGACGTCGTGCTCGACGCGGAGCAGGACTTCGCCGTGCAGCGCAACGCGGCCGTGCACCGGGGCGCGCACCAGCTCGCGGAGGAGGCGACGGAGGCGTTCGAGGACGCCCGTGCGCGGGTCGCGGCCTTCGTCGGCGCGGCCCCCGAGGAGCTCGTCTGGACGTCGAACGCGACGGCCGCCCTCAACCTCGTGGCGTACGCCCTGTCCAACGCGACCGCCGGCCGCGGCGGTGCGGCCGCCCGCCGGTTCGCTCTGGCCCCCGGCGACGAGATCGTCGTCACGCAGGCCGAGCACCACGCGAACCTCGTGCCCTGGCAGGAGCTCGCCGCGCGCACGGGCGCGACGCTGCGGTGGATCGGCGTCGACGACGACGGTCGGTTGCGCACCGAGGAGCTCGACACGGTCGTGACCGACCGCACCCGGGTGCTGGCGTTCACGCACGCCTCGAACGTGACCGGCGCGATCACGCCCGTCGAGCGGTTCGTGGCCCGGGCCCGCGAGGTCGGTGCGCTCACGGTGCTCGACGCGTGCCAGTCCGTGCCGCACCTGCCCGTCGACCTGCGCGCGCTCGGCGTGGACCTCGCGGCGTTCTCCGGGCACAAGATGTACGGCCCGACAGGCGTCGGCGCGCTCTACGGGCGGCGCGAGCTGCTCGAGGCGATGCCGCCCGTCACCACCGGGGGCTCGATGGTCGAGGTCGTCACCATGGAGGCGACGACGTACGCGCCGCCGCCGCAGCGGTTCGAGGCCGGCACCCAGATGGTCTCCCAGGCCGTCGGCCTCGGCGCCGCCGCGCAGTACCTCGACGAGCTCGGCATGGCCGGCGTCGCGGCCCACGAGCGGCACCTCGCGGGGCTGCTGCTCGACGCCGTGGCCTCCGTGCCCGGCGTGCGGGTCGTCGGACCCACGGACGTGCAGGACCGCCTGGCGAACGTCTCGTTCGTCGTCGACGGCGTGCACGCCCACGACGTGGGCCAGGTGCTCGACGACGCCGGGGTCGCCGTGCGTGTCGGCCACCACTGCGCGCAGCCGCTGCACCGGCGGTTCGGCGTCGCGTCCACGACGCGGGCCAGCGCCGGGGTGTACACGACCGACGAGGACGTGGCCGTGTTCCGGGAAGCGCTGGCGGGGGTGCGGGCGTTCTTCGGTCTGCAGGACGCGCCCTCCGGTGCGTCGGAGGAGAGGTCCGCATGA
- the sufC gene encoding Fe-S cluster assembly ATPase SufC: MSTLEIRDLHVSVETKEGPKAILRGVDLTVNSGETHAIMGPNGSGKSTLAYSLAGHPKYTVTSGSVLLDGEDVLAMSIDERARAGMFLAMQYPVEVPGVSVSNFLRTAKTAISGEAPPLRTWVKDVRGAMENLRMDSSFAERSVNEGFSGGEKKRHEILQMELLKPRIAILDETDSGLDVDALRIVSEGVNRVREGSDVGVLLITHYTRILRYITPDFVHVFVDGKIAEQGGPELATRLENEGYDRFLPTGAQA; this comes from the coding sequence ATGTCCACCCTGGAGATCCGCGACCTGCACGTCAGCGTCGAGACGAAGGAGGGCCCCAAGGCCATCCTGCGCGGCGTCGACCTGACCGTGAACAGCGGCGAGACCCACGCGATCATGGGCCCGAACGGGTCCGGCAAGTCGACGCTGGCGTACTCGCTGGCCGGCCACCCCAAGTACACCGTGACGTCGGGCAGCGTCCTGCTCGACGGCGAGGACGTCCTCGCGATGAGCATCGACGAGCGTGCCCGCGCGGGCATGTTCCTCGCCATGCAGTACCCCGTCGAGGTGCCGGGCGTGTCGGTGTCGAACTTCCTGCGCACCGCCAAGACGGCCATCAGCGGCGAGGCCCCGCCCCTGCGCACGTGGGTCAAGGACGTGCGCGGCGCCATGGAGAACCTGCGCATGGACTCCTCGTTCGCCGAGCGCTCGGTCAACGAGGGCTTCTCCGGCGGCGAGAAGAAGCGCCACGAGATCCTGCAGATGGAGCTCCTCAAGCCCCGCATCGCGATCCTCGACGAGACCGACTCGGGCCTGGACGTCGACGCGCTGCGGATCGTCTCCGAGGGCGTGAACCGCGTCCGCGAGGGCTCCGACGTCGGCGTGCTGCTCATCACGCACTACACGCGCATCCTGCGGTACATCACGCCGGACTTCGTGCATGTCTTCGTCGACGGCAAGATCGCCGAGCAGGGCGGCCCCGAGCTCGCGACGCGTCTCGAGAACGAGGGCTACGACCGGTTCCTGCCGACCGGCGCCCAGGCCTGA
- a CDS encoding non-heme iron oxygenase ferredoxin subunit, which produces MSAQLACLTGDVPVAGTLRVELEGEGGPVEVAVVRDETGEWHAISDVCSHGAVSLSEGEVEGCSVECWLHGSRFDLRSGRPLSPPAVRPVPVYPVTVDGERVLVDVDAPL; this is translated from the coding sequence ATGAGCGCGCAGCTGGCCTGCCTGACCGGTGACGTGCCCGTCGCCGGCACGCTGCGCGTCGAGCTCGAGGGCGAGGGCGGCCCCGTCGAGGTCGCCGTCGTGCGCGACGAGACCGGCGAGTGGCACGCGATCAGCGACGTCTGCTCGCACGGCGCCGTCTCCCTGTCCGAGGGCGAGGTCGAGGGCTGCTCGGTGGAGTGCTGGCTGCACGGGTCGCGGTTCGACCTGCGCAGCGGCAGGCCCCTGTCGCCCCCCGCCGTGCGCCCCGTCCCCGTCTACCCCGTGACCGTCGACGGCGAGCGAGTGCTCGTCGACGTCGACGCCCCGCTCTGA
- the sufD gene encoding Fe-S cluster assembly protein SufD yields the protein MTTTTNEGATTGLSTDHSRAVADGAHTHGVGAVPEASRAARRTSFDPADLPVPTGREEEWRFAPVDRYAPLFAAATDGVLTGHGVLTTVVESPEVRVEIVDRDDPRLGTAGRPGDRTAVTSWASFERSTVVTLPRESVSSKVTSVVVEGVEGAGTAEAPLDPTASHLLVHAEPLSQGTVVIDHVGHAVLSETVEIVAEDGAHLTVVSVHDWAPGSVHAASHRLRIGRDATVKHIVVTLGGDAVRVTPDTEFVGEGASVTALGLYFADADQHQEHRLFVDHAVPSCVSRVTYKGALQGQGAHTVWVGDVLIRAAAEGTDTYELNRNLVLTDGARADSVPNLEIETGVIEGAGHASATGRFDDEQLFYLRARGIPEADARRLVVRGFFAELVAEIGVPEVEERLLASIEAELEKSMSELTGAPATVEGGEAAATTA from the coding sequence ATGACGACCACCACGAACGAGGGCGCCACGACGGGGCTCTCGACGGACCACTCGCGCGCCGTCGCGGACGGTGCGCACACCCACGGCGTCGGCGCCGTGCCCGAGGCCTCGCGTGCGGCGCGCCGCACGAGCTTCGACCCCGCCGACCTGCCCGTCCCCACGGGGCGCGAGGAGGAGTGGCGGTTCGCGCCGGTCGACCGGTACGCACCGCTGTTCGCGGCCGCGACCGACGGTGTGCTGACCGGCCACGGCGTGCTCACCACCGTCGTGGAGTCGCCCGAGGTGCGCGTCGAGATCGTCGACCGCGACGACCCGCGCCTGGGCACCGCCGGCCGTCCGGGCGACCGCACCGCCGTCACCTCGTGGGCGTCGTTCGAGCGCTCCACGGTCGTGACGCTGCCGCGCGAGTCCGTCTCGTCCAAGGTCACGTCCGTGGTCGTCGAGGGCGTCGAGGGCGCGGGCACCGCCGAGGCGCCGCTCGACCCGACGGCCTCGCACCTGCTGGTCCACGCCGAGCCGCTCTCGCAGGGCACGGTCGTGATCGACCACGTCGGGCACGCGGTGCTGTCCGAGACCGTCGAGATCGTCGCCGAGGACGGTGCGCACCTGACCGTCGTCTCGGTGCACGACTGGGCGCCGGGCTCGGTGCACGCCGCAAGCCACCGCCTGCGCATCGGCCGCGACGCGACCGTCAAGCACATCGTCGTCACGCTCGGCGGCGACGCCGTGCGCGTCACGCCCGACACCGAGTTCGTCGGAGAGGGCGCCTCGGTCACCGCGCTCGGGCTGTACTTCGCCGACGCGGACCAGCACCAGGAGCACCGGCTCTTCGTCGACCACGCGGTGCCCAGCTGCGTCTCCCGCGTCACGTACAAGGGCGCGCTGCAGGGTCAGGGCGCGCACACGGTGTGGGTCGGCGACGTGCTGATCCGCGCCGCGGCCGAGGGCACGGACACGTACGAGCTGAACCGCAACCTCGTGCTGACCGACGGCGCCCGTGCCGACTCGGTCCCGAACCTCGAGATCGAGACCGGTGTCATCGAGGGGGCGGGCCACGCGAGCGCGACCGGCCGCTTCGACGACGAGCAGCTGTTCTACCTGCGTGCGCGCGGCATCCCCGAGGCCGACGCCCGTCGCCTCGTGGTCCGCGGGTTCTTCGCCGAGCTGGTCGCCGAGATCGGCGTGCCCGAGGTCGAGGAGCGGCTCCTGGCGTCCATCGAGGCCGAGCTGGAGAAGTCGATGAGCGAGCTCACCGGCGCCCCGGCCACGGTCGAGGGCGGCGAGGCCGCCGCGACCACCGCATGA
- the sufB gene encoding Fe-S cluster assembly protein SufB — protein MSAPTDETATRPAAAEPMSQDEAIASIGNYTYGWHDPDVAGSVARRGLSEDVVRDISRLKNEPEWMLRTRLKSLRLFDKKPMPWWGADLSGIDFDNIKYFVRSTEKQATSWEDLPEDIKNTYDRLGIPEAEKQRLVAGVAAQYESEVVYHQIQESLEEQGVVFLDTDTGLREHPEIFEQYFGSVIPPGDNKFASLNTAVWSGGSFVYVPPGVHVEIPLQAYFRINTENMGQFERTLIIADEGSSVHYVEGCTAPIYQSDSLHSAVVEIIVKKNARVRYTTIQNWSNNVYNLVTKRATVAEGGTMEWVDGNIGSKVTMKYPAIYLMGEHARGETLSIAFAGEGQHQDAGSKMVHAAPHTSSSIVSKSVARGGGRTSYRGLVQILEGAAHSASNVLCDALLVDQISRSDTYPYVDVREDDVSMGHEATVSRVSEDQLFYLMSRGMAETEAMAMIVRGFVEPIARELPMEYALELNRLIELQMEGAVG, from the coding sequence ATGAGCGCACCCACGGACGAGACGGCCACCCGGCCGGCCGCGGCCGAGCCGATGAGCCAGGACGAGGCCATCGCCTCGATCGGCAACTACACCTACGGCTGGCACGACCCCGACGTCGCCGGCTCCGTGGCCCGCCGCGGCCTGTCCGAGGACGTCGTCCGCGACATCTCGCGGCTGAAGAACGAGCCCGAGTGGATGCTGCGCACGCGCCTGAAGTCGCTGCGCCTGTTCGACAAGAAGCCCATGCCGTGGTGGGGCGCCGACCTGTCGGGCATCGACTTCGACAACATCAAGTACTTCGTGCGGTCCACGGAGAAGCAGGCCACCAGCTGGGAGGACCTGCCCGAGGACATCAAGAACACGTACGACCGGCTCGGCATCCCCGAGGCGGAGAAGCAGCGTCTCGTCGCGGGCGTCGCCGCCCAGTACGAGTCCGAGGTCGTCTACCACCAGATCCAGGAGTCGCTGGAGGAGCAGGGCGTCGTCTTCCTCGACACCGACACGGGTCTGCGCGAGCACCCGGAGATCTTCGAGCAGTACTTCGGCTCCGTCATCCCCCCGGGGGACAACAAGTTCGCCTCGCTCAACACCGCGGTGTGGTCGGGCGGCTCGTTCGTCTACGTGCCGCCGGGCGTCCACGTCGAGATCCCGCTGCAGGCCTACTTCCGGATCAACACCGAGAACATGGGCCAGTTCGAGCGGACGCTGATCATCGCCGACGAGGGCTCCTCGGTGCACTACGTCGAGGGCTGCACCGCCCCGATCTACCAGTCGGACTCGCTGCACTCCGCGGTCGTCGAGATCATCGTCAAGAAGAACGCCCGCGTGCGGTACACGACCATCCAGAACTGGTCGAACAACGTCTACAACCTGGTGACCAAGCGCGCCACGGTCGCCGAGGGCGGCACCATGGAGTGGGTCGACGGCAACATCGGCTCCAAGGTCACGATGAAGTACCCGGCGATCTACCTCATGGGCGAGCACGCGCGCGGCGAGACGCTGTCGATCGCGTTCGCCGGCGAGGGCCAGCACCAGGACGCCGGCTCGAAGATGGTGCACGCGGCGCCGCACACGTCGAGCTCGATCGTCTCGAAGTCCGTGGCGCGCGGCGGCGGGCGCACGTCGTACCGGGGGCTCGTGCAGATCCTCGAGGGCGCCGCGCACTCCGCCTCGAACGTCCTGTGCGACGCGCTGCTCGTCGACCAGATCTCCCGCTCCGACACCTACCCGTACGTCGACGTCCGCGAGGACGACGTGTCGATGGGGCACGAGGCCACGGTCTCGCGCGTGAGCGAGGACCAGCTGTTCTACCTCATGTCCCGCGGGATGGCCGAGACCGAGGCCATGGCCATGATCGTGCGCGGGTTCGTCGAGCCCATCGCGCGCGAGCTGCCCATGGAGTACGCCCTCGAGCTGAACCGCCTCATCGAGCTGCAGATGGAAGGGGCCGTCGGCTGA
- a CDS encoding metalloregulator ArsR/SmtB family transcription factor, giving the protein MSGSAPVVVPPVDDARDEHDAGTRRRVLQIVTADGPVSAAELAATLELSAAGVRRHLAALEHAGQIAPHEAAAGQRGRGRPARRFVVTALGQAALSQRYAEIASDALRFLAVAAGPEAVERFAEQRVADLETRHAATVAAAGDDVGARAQALARALADEGYAASARPVPGASAVQLCQGHCPVQEVAAQFPQLCEAETRAFSRLLGVHVQRLATLTGGGHVCTTSVPTAPAPEAARRPSDP; this is encoded by the coding sequence ATGAGCGGGTCCGCACCCGTGGTCGTCCCGCCTGTGGACGACGCCCGGGACGAGCACGACGCCGGGACCCGTCGCCGGGTCCTGCAGATCGTGACGGCCGACGGGCCGGTCAGCGCCGCCGAGCTCGCCGCGACCCTCGAGCTCAGCGCCGCGGGGGTGCGTCGCCACCTGGCCGCGCTCGAGCACGCCGGCCAGATCGCCCCGCACGAGGCCGCCGCCGGGCAGCGCGGCCGAGGACGCCCCGCGCGGCGGTTCGTCGTCACGGCCCTGGGCCAGGCGGCCCTCTCGCAGCGGTACGCCGAGATCGCGTCGGACGCGCTGCGCTTCCTCGCGGTCGCCGCCGGTCCCGAGGCCGTCGAGCGGTTCGCCGAGCAGCGCGTCGCCGACCTCGAGACGCGCCACGCCGCGACGGTGGCCGCCGCCGGCGACGACGTCGGCGCCCGTGCGCAGGCCCTGGCCCGCGCGCTCGCGGACGAGGGCTACGCCGCCTCTGCCCGCCCCGTGCCCGGCGCCTCGGCCGTCCAGCTGTGCCAGGGCCACTGCCCGGTGCAGGAGGTCGCGGCGCAGTTCCCGCAGCTCTGCGAGGCCGAGACCCGCGCCTTCAGCCGGCTGCTGGGCGTGCACGTCCAGCGCCTGGCGACCCTCACCGGCGGCGGGCACGTGTGCACCACCAGCGTGCCGACGGCACCGGCACCCGAGGCCGCGCGCCGCCCGTCCGACCCCTGA
- a CDS encoding tetratricopeptide repeat protein: MTTGDAVATYTIDPTSLRERPDDVGASWARVEELEELGERGDGERVAWLRILGALRAAEDLAWDDVVRHGGPGGMVALLSSGPGGVPIAALRPLLRLAQVLHHAGRHVDAERVLEQVRTATVTHLHAPGADERLVRECSAVLAFADQGQGKVLFDAGRPSEAVSLFRAALDRRLRDGAPEDQVESSRLALAAATHALEVGGPAPAGAGFGVRRTAPAGR, encoded by the coding sequence GTGACGACGGGGGACGCGGTGGCCACGTACACGATCGACCCGACGAGCCTGCGCGAGCGGCCCGACGACGTGGGTGCCTCGTGGGCGCGCGTCGAGGAGCTGGAGGAGCTCGGCGAGCGCGGTGACGGCGAGCGCGTGGCCTGGCTGCGGATCCTGGGGGCGCTGCGCGCGGCGGAGGACCTCGCGTGGGACGACGTCGTGCGGCACGGCGGCCCGGGCGGCATGGTGGCCCTCCTGTCGTCCGGCCCGGGCGGGGTGCCGATCGCGGCGCTGCGCCCGCTGCTGCGCCTGGCCCAGGTGCTGCACCACGCCGGCCGGCACGTGGACGCGGAGCGGGTGCTGGAGCAGGTCCGGACCGCGACGGTCACGCACCTGCACGCCCCGGGCGCGGACGAGCGGCTCGTGCGCGAGTGCTCGGCGGTCCTGGCGTTCGCCGACCAGGGGCAGGGCAAGGTGCTCTTCGACGCCGGCCGCCCGTCCGAGGCGGTGTCCCTGTTCCGCGCGGCCCTGGACCGGCGGCTGCGCGACGGTGCCCCCGAGGACCAGGTCGAGTCGAGCCGCCTCGCGCTGGCGGCGGCGACCCACGCCCTGGAGGTGGGGGGCCCGGCACCGGCGGGCGCGGGGTTCGGCGTGCGGCGGACGGCACCCGCGGGCCGGTGA
- a CDS encoding ABC transporter ATP-binding protein — MPHSPAVEVAGLVKRYDGRTVVDGLDLTAEAGAVTAVLGPNGAGKTTTVECCEGLRRPDGGTVRVLGLDPVADADVLRPRVGVMLQDGGLPSGARAHEVLAHVARMYASPAPLAPLVERLGLDAFARTTVRRLSGGQRQRLALAVAVVGRPRVLFLDEPSAGMDPHARRAVWELVREHRDAGVAVVLTTHLMEEAEGLADRVVVVDHGRVVAQGTVPELLAAGQPGTPRAAAEGAAAAGRLRLRTATPVLVADLADALGGSHAVEERATGSYEVVGPVTPETVARVAAWLAGRGVQLTQLDLGRRTLEDVFLELTGRSLR, encoded by the coding sequence GTGCCGCACTCCCCCGCCGTCGAGGTCGCCGGGCTCGTCAAGAGGTACGACGGGCGCACGGTCGTCGACGGCCTGGACCTGACCGCCGAGGCCGGCGCCGTGACGGCCGTGCTCGGCCCCAACGGCGCGGGCAAGACCACCACCGTGGAGTGCTGCGAGGGTCTGCGACGGCCGGACGGGGGCACGGTCCGCGTCCTCGGCCTCGACCCCGTCGCGGACGCCGACGTGCTGCGGCCCCGCGTCGGCGTGATGCTCCAGGACGGCGGTCTGCCCAGCGGCGCCCGGGCGCACGAGGTCCTCGCCCACGTCGCCCGGATGTACGCCTCCCCCGCGCCGCTGGCGCCGCTGGTCGAGCGGCTCGGCCTCGACGCCTTCGCCCGGACGACCGTGCGGCGCCTGTCCGGCGGGCAGCGTCAGCGCCTGGCGCTCGCCGTCGCGGTCGTCGGCCGCCCCCGCGTGCTGTTCCTCGACGAGCCGAGCGCGGGCATGGACCCCCACGCCCGCCGGGCCGTGTGGGAGCTCGTGCGCGAGCACCGCGACGCCGGGGTCGCGGTGGTGCTCACGACGCACCTCATGGAGGAGGCCGAGGGGCTCGCCGACCGCGTCGTCGTGGTCGACCACGGCCGCGTCGTCGCCCAGGGCACCGTCCCCGAGCTGCTGGCCGCCGGGCAGCCGGGGACCCCCCGGGCCGCCGCCGAGGGCGCGGCCGCTGCGGGCCGGCTGCGCCTGCGCACCGCGACGCCCGTGCTCGTCGCCGACCTGGCCGACGCGCTCGGCGGCTCCCACGCCGTCGAGGAGCGGGCCACGGGCTCGTACGAGGTGGTCGGACCCGTCACCCCCGAGACCGTCGCGCGGGTCGCCGCGTGGCTCGCCGGGCGCGGTGTCCAGCTCACGCAGCTGGACCTCGGGCGGCGCACCCTCGAGGACGTCTTCCTCGAGCTGACCGGACGGAGCCTGCGATGA
- a CDS encoding ABC transporter permease, whose protein sequence is MSTAPTPAGPAAAAHDDGPRAAPARSRVLAQARFETRAILRNGEQVLVTVVIPVLALVGLTLGTFVEIGTAGHRRVDALLPGVLALAVMTASFTSQAIATAFDRRNGVLRLLATTPLGPRGLLAGKVLGVLGVEVVQVLLLCAAAAVLGWRAPAAGVLPAAVAVVLGTAAFTALALLVAGTLRAEAVLALANLLLLVLALGGGVLVPADALPGPLGAVAPWLPSGALGDLLRAALLDGTFATVPALVALGWTVVLGALAARAFRWQ, encoded by the coding sequence ATGAGCACCGCACCCACCCCCGCGGGCCCGGCCGCGGCAGCGCACGACGACGGTCCGCGGGCCGCGCCGGCACGGTCCCGCGTGCTCGCCCAGGCGCGGTTCGAGACGCGGGCCATCCTGCGCAACGGCGAGCAGGTCCTCGTCACCGTCGTCATCCCGGTGCTGGCCCTCGTCGGTCTGACGCTCGGCACGTTCGTCGAGATCGGGACCGCCGGGCACCGCCGCGTCGACGCCCTGCTGCCCGGCGTCCTGGCGCTGGCCGTGATGACCGCCTCGTTCACGTCGCAGGCCATCGCGACGGCGTTCGACCGCCGCAACGGCGTCCTGCGGCTGCTCGCCACGACCCCGCTCGGTCCCCGCGGGCTGCTCGCCGGCAAGGTCCTCGGCGTGCTCGGCGTCGAGGTCGTGCAGGTGCTGCTGCTGTGCGCGGCGGCGGCCGTGCTCGGGTGGCGCGCCCCCGCCGCGGGCGTGCTGCCCGCCGCCGTGGCGGTCGTGCTCGGCACCGCGGCGTTCACGGCGCTGGCCCTGCTCGTGGCCGGGACGCTGCGCGCCGAGGCGGTGCTGGCGCTGGCCAACCTGCTGCTCCTGGTGCTGGCGCTGGGCGGCGGGGTGCTGGTGCCGGCCGACGCCCTGCCCGGTCCGCTCGGTGCGGTCGCCCCCTGGCTGCCCTCGGGCGCCCTGGGCGACCTGCTGCGCGCCGCGCTGCTCGACGGGACGTTCGCGACCGTCCCGGCCCTCGTCGCGCTGGGGTGGACCGTGGTGCTCGGTGCGCTGGCCGCCCGGGCCTTCCGCTGGCAGTAG
- a CDS encoding heme A synthase — translation MSTTTAPPPAAPVRRRTRWALRAVVANLVAQVVIVVTGGLVRLTGSGLGCSTWPECEPGEFAPAFHAEMSIHSAVEFGNRTLTGVLVVVAAATLLLAGLDRSRAVRYRALAFAPLVGVVVQAVVGGITVLVELHPAVVGSHFLLSMVLVAVSAWLLVRTREGDGEPVPVVDRGTRAMLAPLGALTAVVLVLGVIVTGAGPHSGDDEVGYRFAVDPVAMSRAHALAVWAFVALLVVVLVRVVLAARADAPGAGRAARAGGWLLVLTLAQGGIGYVQYFTGLPIALVNLHMLGAAALTAGVVLFVGTLRVRGPLGAGSSRPGTAPAGSATA, via the coding sequence GTGAGCACGACGACCGCCCCGCCCCCCGCCGCCCCGGTCCGCCGCCGTACCCGTTGGGCGCTGCGTGCGGTCGTCGCGAACCTCGTCGCGCAGGTCGTCATCGTCGTCACCGGCGGCCTCGTGCGCCTGACCGGGTCCGGCCTCGGCTGCTCGACGTGGCCGGAGTGCGAGCCCGGCGAGTTCGCGCCGGCGTTCCACGCGGAGATGTCGATCCACTCGGCGGTCGAGTTCGGCAACCGCACGCTCACGGGCGTGCTCGTCGTCGTCGCGGCGGCGACGCTGCTGCTCGCGGGCCTGGACCGCAGCCGGGCGGTGCGCTACCGCGCCCTGGCCTTCGCCCCGCTCGTGGGCGTCGTCGTCCAGGCCGTCGTCGGCGGTATCACCGTCCTCGTCGAGCTGCACCCGGCCGTCGTCGGCTCCCACTTCCTCCTCTCGATGGTCCTCGTGGCGGTGTCGGCGTGGCTGCTCGTGCGCACCCGGGAGGGCGACGGGGAGCCCGTCCCGGTGGTCGACCGCGGCACGCGGGCGATGCTCGCGCCCCTCGGTGCGCTCACGGCCGTCGTCCTCGTCCTGGGCGTGATCGTCACCGGCGCCGGGCCGCACTCCGGGGACGACGAGGTCGGGTACCGGTTCGCGGTGGACCCCGTCGCGATGTCGCGCGCGCACGCGCTGGCCGTGTGGGCGTTCGTCGCGCTGCTCGTCGTCGTCCTCGTCCGCGTGGTCCTGGCCGCGCGGGCGGACGCCCCGGGCGCCGGACGTGCGGCACGTGCCGGCGGCTGGCTGCTCGTCCTTACGCTCGCGCAGGGCGGGATCGGCTACGTCCAGTACTTCACGGGGCTGCCGATCGCCCTGGTGAACCTGCACATGCTGGGCGCGGCCGCACTGACCGCGGGCGTCGTGCTCTTCGTCGGGACGCTGCGCGTGCGCGGTCCCCTGGGGGCGGGCTCGTCCCGGCCCGGGACGGCGCCGGCCGGGTCCGCGACCGCCTGA
- a CDS encoding NUDIX domain-containing protein, protein MSTTVGGDPALGDSPRSREVVEHRVLHAGRIFDLVQDTVRLDDGDVVREYVAHPGAVAVVALDAQDRVLLLRQYRHPVRHELWEVPAGLRDVPDEDLVVAAARELAEEADLEAARWWTLTEFYSSPGATDERVVVFLARDLRPVPEAHRHARTEEEAGLVPRWVPLDEAVEAVLGGRLRSPSAVVGVLAAAAARARGWATLGEPAHP, encoded by the coding sequence GTGAGCACGACCGTCGGCGGCGACCCGGCGCTCGGCGACTCCCCGCGCTCGCGGGAGGTCGTCGAGCACCGGGTCCTGCACGCGGGGAGGATCTTCGACCTCGTGCAGGACACGGTCCGCCTGGACGACGGGGACGTGGTGCGCGAGTACGTCGCGCACCCCGGGGCCGTGGCGGTCGTGGCGCTGGACGCCCAGGACCGGGTGCTGCTGCTCCGGCAGTACCGGCACCCCGTGCGGCACGAGCTGTGGGAGGTCCCGGCCGGGCTGCGGGACGTGCCCGACGAGGACCTCGTCGTCGCGGCCGCGCGCGAGCTCGCCGAGGAGGCGGACCTCGAGGCCGCCCGCTGGTGGACGCTCACGGAGTTCTACAGCTCGCCGGGTGCGACGGACGAGCGCGTGGTGGTCTTCCTCGCCCGGGACCTGCGCCCGGTGCCCGAGGCGCACCGGCACGCGCGGACCGAGGAGGAGGCGGGCCTGGTGCCCCGCTGGGTGCCGCTCGACGAGGCCGTCGAGGCGGTGCTCGGCGGCCGGCTCCGGTCGCCGTCGGCGGTCGTCGGCGTGCTCGCGGCGGCCGCCGCCCGCGCCCGGGGCTGGGCGACGCTCGGAGAGCCGGCGCACCCCTGA